A portion of the Panthera tigris isolate Pti1 chromosome E1, P.tigris_Pti1_mat1.1, whole genome shotgun sequence genome contains these proteins:
- the FOXJ1 gene encoding forkhead box protein J1, translating into MAESWLRLSGAGAAEEAGPEGVLEEPDALDDSLTSLQWLQEFSILNAKAPALPPGGTDPHGYHQVPGSVAPASPLAADPACLGQPHTPGKPTSSCTSRSAPPGLQAPPPDDVDYATNPSVKPPYSYATLICMAMQASKATKITLSAIYKWITDNFCYFRHADPTWQNSIRHNLSLNKCFIKVPREKDEPGKGGFWRIDPQYAERLLSGAFKKRRLPPVHIHPAFARQASQEPGAAPWAGPLTVNTEAQQLLREFEEATGEAGEGRLGHKRKQPLPKRVAKVPRAPSTLLLTQEEQGELEPLKGNFDWEAIFEAGALGGELGTLEALELSPPLSPASHGDVDLTVHGRHIDCPATWGPPVEQAADSLDFDETFLATSFLQHPWDESGSGCLPPEPLFEAGDATLAADLQDWASVGAFL; encoded by the exons ATGGCGGAGAGCTGGCTACGCCTCTCGGGTGCAGGGGCGGCGGAGGAGGCGGGGCCGGAGGGAGTCCTGGAGGAGCCCGACGCCCTGGACGACAGCCTGACCAGCCTGCAGTGGCTGCAGGAATTCTCCATTCTCAACGCCAAGGCCCCCGCCCTGCCGCCGGGGGGCACCGACCCCCACGGCTATCACCAGGTGCCAGGCTCGGTCGCGCCGGCGTCGCCCCTGGCGGCCGATCCCGCCTGCCTGGGGCAGCCGCACACTCCGGGTAAGCCCACGTCGTCATGCACGTCGCGGAGCGCGCCCCCGGGgctgcaggccccgccccccgacgACGTGGACTACGCCACCAACCCGAGTGTGAAGCCGCCCTACTCTTACGCCACGCTCATCTGCATGGCCATGCAGGCCAGCAAGGCCACCAAGATCACCCTGTCGGCCATCTACAAGTGGATCACGGACAACTTCTGCTACTTCCGCCACGCTGATCCCACCTGGCAG AATTCCATCCGCCACAACCTGTCCCTGAACAAGTGCTTCATCAAAGTGCCTCGGGAGAAGGACGAGCCCGGCAAGGGGGGCTTCTGGCGCATCGACCCCCAGTACGCCGAGCGGCTGCTGAGCGGGGCCTTCAAGAAGCGGCGGCTGCCCCCGGTCCACATCCACCCGGCCTTCGCCCGCCAGGCCTCGCAGGAGCCCGGCGCCGCCCCGTGGGCCGGGCCGCTGACCGTGAACACCGAGGCCCAGCAGCTGCTGCGGGAGTTTGAGGAGGCCACCGGGGAGGCGGGCGAGGGCAGGCTGGGGCACAAGCGCAAGCAGCCGCTGCCCAAGCGGGTGGCCAAGGTCCCGCGGGCCCCCAGCACCCTGCTGCTGACCCAGGAGGAGCAGGGCGAGCTGGAGCCCCTCAAAGGCAACTTTGACTGGGAGGCCATCTTCGAGGCCGGCGCGCTGGGCGGCGAGCTGGGCACCCTGGAGGCCCTGGAGCTGAGCCCGCCGCTGAGCCCCGCCTCGCACGGGGACGTGGACCTCACCGTCCACGGCCGCCACATCGACTGCCCCGCGACCTGGGGGCCTCCGGTGGAGCAGGCGGCCGACAGCCTGGATTTCGACGAGACTTTCCTGGCCACGTCCTTCCTGCAGCACCCCTGGGACGAGAGCGGCAGTGGCTGCCTGCCCCCGGAGCCCCTCTTCGAGGCCGGGGACGCCACCCTGGCCGCCGACCTGCAAGACTGGGCCAGCGTGGGCGCCTTCTTGTAA